The nucleotide window GTCATACTCCGGCGGACTCGTCCTGTTCGGCATCGCGGCTGGTACTGCCATTGTGTTCGTTGGAAATGGCCTGGTGATGCCTGATGACCTCGGAAATGATGAAGTTCAGGAATTTTTCGGCAAATGCCGGGTCGAGGTGCGCTTCCTCTGCCAGGCGCCGCAGCCTGGTGATCTGGGCTGCCTCCCGGTCAGGGTCTGCCGCCGGCAGCTTGTAACGTGCTTTGAGGTATCCCACCCGCTGCGTGGCCTTGAACCGCTCCGCCAGGAGATACACGAGCGTCGCATCGATGTTGTCGATACTGCCCCGCACTGACAACAGCTCCGCCATGATCTCAGGGGCAACCTCTCCGGACAAGGAGCTGGCCGACGGATCGAAATCTTCAGCAAAGCGTGGTTCAGTCATGCGTCCAGTCTAGGGTTTCGCCGTCGGGCTTTGCGTCCTCTGGACTCAGTATGAAGCCGCCGGGCGGACCTGGCCGGCAAGTCCGCCATGACGAAGACGAACATCAGCCCGGCGGACGCATGGCGACCGCCGGCGTGAACATCATCAGTACGAATACACCCCGAAGAGCGGGTCTCCAGCCCGCAGCCATGACGCCAGCCTAGAGCTTAGGAAACCTGTGCCGGATCCCAGCTGAGTGAACGTGCCGAATCGATGGTGGCCTGCCCCAGCACGCGGGTGCCCTGGTACAGCACCATGGTCTGCCCGGGCGCCACGCCGCGCATCGGCTCCACCAGCGTTACCACCAGCTCCGGCCGACCGTCGTCAGCTGGCTGCACCTGTGCCCGGGCCGCAACCGGGTCGCCATGGGCGCGCACCTGGACCATGCAGTCGAAC belongs to Arthrobacter crystallopoietes and includes:
- a CDS encoding chorismate mutase gives rise to the protein MTEPRFAEDFDPSASSLSGEVAPEIMAELLSVRGSIDNIDATLVYLLAERFKATQRVGYLKARYKLPAADPDREAAQITRLRRLAEEAHLDPAFAEKFLNFIISEVIRHHQAISNEHNGSTSRDAEQDESAGV